From uncultured Bacteroides sp., a single genomic window includes:
- a CDS encoding transporter substrate-binding domain-containing protein, giving the protein MNHIKRRYIKYLILGAISVLLIAVYCTRKEALKGKPRDYAEIKKSGVLRIVTEYNSLSYFVDGDTISGFQYELAKAFAKAQGLRLEIVPEMSFEKRLNGLSCGKFDIIAYNIPATSELKDSILLTSPILLNNQILVQRKAGANNPLFIKSQLDLAHKIIHVEKGSPSILRIRNLSNEIGDAIYIKEIEKYGSEQLMAMVAHGDISYAVCDKSIALASIDSFPQLDIHTDISFTQFYSWGVSKQSPILLDSLNSWLKTFTKSKEYQSIYKKYYKD; this is encoded by the coding sequence ATTAATCATATAAAGAGAAGATATATTAAGTATCTGATTCTGGGAGCTATATCTGTATTATTAATCGCTGTTTACTGTACCCGGAAAGAAGCTTTAAAAGGTAAACCGCGCGACTATGCAGAGATTAAGAAATCGGGAGTTCTGAGGATTGTTACAGAATACAATTCTTTGAGCTATTTTGTAGACGGAGATACAATTTCTGGATTTCAGTATGAGTTGGCAAAAGCTTTTGCCAAAGCCCAAGGTTTACGTCTGGAAATTGTTCCTGAAATGAGTTTTGAGAAACGTTTAAATGGCCTTTCTTGTGGGAAGTTCGATATTATTGCCTACAACATACCAGCCACAAGTGAACTGAAAGACTCCATCTTATTAACTTCCCCTATCCTTCTGAACAATCAGATATTAGTTCAACGAAAAGCTGGAGCCAACAACCCTCTGTTTATTAAAAGCCAGCTGGATTTGGCGCATAAAATCATTCATGTAGAGAAAGGTTCACCTTCAATTCTTCGTATCCGGAATCTAAGCAATGAAATAGGAGACGCCATTTACATTAAAGAAATTGAAAAATATGGTTCCGAGCAGCTTATGGCTATGGTTGCCCATGGAGATATTAGTTATGCAGTTTGTGATAAAAGCATTGCTTTAGCTTCCATTGATTCTTTTCCTCAGCTGGATATTCACACAGATATCAGTTTCACCCAATTCTATTCATGGGGTGTAAGCAAACAATCTCCCATATTGCTTGATAGTCTCAACTCCTGGCTTAAGACATTTACCAAGAGCAAAGAGTATCAAAGTATCTATAAAAAGTATTATAAAGACTGA